A single genomic interval of Blastocatellia bacterium harbors:
- a CDS encoding FHA domain-containing protein gives MLLRGGRIGREFPVTEAEVMIGRWDAEHGIFPEIDLDEEDPEAKVSRRHARIFYRDGRFWIEDLGSLNGTFVNRGPRLRPGQARPLEHGDEIIVGKTFLRFLIEGV, from the coding sequence GTGCTTCTGCGGGGCGGTCGCATCGGACGGGAGTTCCCCGTGACGGAGGCGGAAGTGATGATCGGTCGGTGGGATGCGGAACATGGGATCTTCCCGGAGATTGATCTGGATGAAGAGGACCCGGAAGCGAAAGTCTCCCGACGCCATGCGCGCATCTTCTATCGAGATGGGCGATTCTGGATCGAGGACTTGGGGAGCTTGAACGGGACGTTCGTGAATCGTGGGCCTCGACTCCGTCCGGGGCAGGCAAGGCCATTAGAACACGGCGACGAGATCATCGTGGGGAAGACGTTCTTGCGCTTTCTCATCGAGGGGGTATGA